The genomic region TGTGGCCGGAGGCGGCGCCGGCGGCCTGAGCGGACGGGCGGGTCCTCCGCCTACTGGGCGGAGAGCCCGCCGTCGATCACCAGCTCCGCGCCGTTGACGAAGCCGGATTCGTCGCTGGCCAGATACAGCACGGCCCAGGCGACATCGTCCGGCTTGCCGAGGCGGCGCATCGGATTCGTCTCGGCCAGCTTTTCCACCAGCACCTCGCGCGGCACGCCGGGCAGGGCGTCGTCGAGGATCGGCGTGTCGATGAAGGCCGGATGGACGGAGTTGCAGCGCACGGGGTAGCCCATGCGCGCACAATGCAGGGCCACCGCCTTCGTCAAATGCCGCACCGCCGCCTTCGCCGAACAGTAGGCGAGCAGGTTGGAATCGGCGATGATCCCGGCGATGGAGCTGATGTTGACGATGGAGGCGGCCTTCGCCTTCTTCATCAGCGGCAGGGCCGCCCGGCAGCCGTAGAAGACGCTGTCGAGATCGACGCGGTGGATGCGCGCCCAGTCCTCGTCCGTGGTGGTTTCGATGTTGCCCATGGCGCCGATGCCGGCATTGTTGACGAGGATGTCGAGCACGCCGAAGCGCCGGTCGATCTCGGCGATCACCTCGTGCCAGCGTCCGCGGTCGGTCACGTCCTGGACGAGGATGAGGGCCGGCGCGTCTTCGCCGGATGTGAGGGCGTGAAGCCCCGCCTCGTTGATGTCGGTCGCGATCACGGTCGCGCCCTCGCGTGCGAGCAGCCGCGCGGTGGCGAGCCCCAGCCCCGACGCCGCCCCCGTGACCAGCGCGATCCTGCCTGCCACCCGTCCCGCCATGTGTTCCTCCCTTCCCTGTCGCTTCGTCGCGCGCAAACGCCGCGGTCGGCGCGGCCGGATGATGCGACGGGTCTCCACCGCCTGCAACCACCCGCATGAGGTGACGCAAGGGCAACTCTCCAGCCGATTTGAGCAGGTGTTGCAGCGGCACAACGGTCCGCCGCAAAAATCATTCTCCCGCTTGACGCATCTTGCATCATTCTGAGAAAAATTTACCCTGCTTGGACGCATGGGGCCATCGAGCTTGGGGATGGCCCCGTTGCGCACGACGGTTGAGGGCGCAGGCGGCCGCGGTTGCCGTTGCGGCGCATCCGATGCGCGGACCTCCGCGGTCCGTGCGGCAGTGGTCGGAGGGAGGAAACATGAACATCCGCAAGCATTCCCTTGGAATCCTCGGCATTCTGGCG from Rhodothalassiaceae bacterium harbors:
- a CDS encoding short-chain dehydrogenase, coding for MAGRVAGRIALVTGAASGLGLATARLLAREGATVIATDINEAGLHALTSGEDAPALILVQDVTDRGRWHEVIAEIDRRFGVLDILVNNAGIGAMGNIETTTDEDWARIHRVDLDSVFYGCRAALPLMKKAKAASIVNISSIAGIIADSNLLAYCSAKAAVRHLTKAVALHCARMGYPVRCNSVHPAFIDTPILDDALPGVPREVLVEKLAETNPMRRLGKPDDVAWAVLYLASDESGFVNGAELVIDGGLSAQ